Proteins co-encoded in one Bremerella sp. TYQ1 genomic window:
- a CDS encoding VCBS repeat-containing protein yields MRLLPVVLLALTLLPCPLFADELSFEPQQLKTELGVGYAVRLIDMNEDDKLDICIVDQDRIVWLENPNWNEHEILGPGQTNQDNVAFAPADIDGDGKLDFAVAAGWGGGKTQRGTIQWITSNGSQANGSSAKHWAVHPIRNEHSTHRIKFANVVGDDKPELIVGPLFGPNTTGPHFAEHGVRLVALEIPENPTTEPWPLHMIDNSLHVMHNFLPIDFTGNGQTDIITASYEGVFLLERQADGSWTKSQLGSGDQESSPSRGASEVKVGRLANGDRYIATIEPWHGNQVVVYTKPQDQPLRSLWKRQVLDDQLKWGHAVWCVNLDADADEELVIGVRDDQTDSTRRGVRIFDPQDANGSQFKRYVVDPGAVAVEDLAVADLNANGQPDIVAVGRQTHNVKIYWNKTQ; encoded by the coding sequence ATGCGATTGCTGCCAGTTGTTCTACTTGCCCTGACTTTGCTCCCCTGCCCTCTTTTTGCAGATGAACTTTCATTCGAGCCGCAGCAGTTGAAGACTGAGCTCGGGGTTGGGTACGCCGTTCGGTTAATCGACATGAACGAGGATGACAAACTCGATATTTGTATCGTCGATCAAGATCGAATTGTCTGGCTCGAAAATCCCAATTGGAACGAACACGAGATCCTCGGTCCTGGGCAAACCAATCAAGACAACGTCGCATTTGCCCCGGCCGATATCGACGGAGACGGCAAGCTCGACTTCGCCGTTGCAGCCGGTTGGGGTGGCGGCAAAACGCAGCGAGGCACCATTCAGTGGATCACTTCTAACGGTAGCCAAGCGAATGGCAGCAGCGCGAAGCACTGGGCCGTGCATCCGATCCGCAACGAGCACAGCACGCATCGCATCAAATTCGCGAACGTCGTCGGAGATGACAAGCCGGAATTGATCGTCGGTCCGCTGTTCGGCCCAAACACCACAGGGCCTCACTTCGCCGAACATGGCGTTCGCCTGGTCGCACTCGAGATCCCCGAAAATCCGACGACAGAGCCTTGGCCGCTGCACATGATCGATAACTCGCTGCACGTGATGCACAACTTCCTGCCGATCGATTTCACCGGCAACGGACAAACCGACATCATCACTGCCAGCTACGAAGGCGTGTTTCTGCTCGAACGCCAAGCGGATGGAAGCTGGACGAAGTCGCAACTCGGGAGCGGCGATCAAGAGTCGAGCCCCAGCCGAGGAGCCAGCGAAGTAAAAGTGGGCCGGCTCGCCAATGGCGACCGTTACATCGCCACCATCGAACCATGGCATGGCAATCAGGTCGTCGTTTATACCAAGCCACAAGATCAGCCGCTGCGGAGCCTTTGGAAGCGGCAAGTGCTTGACGATCAACTGAAATGGGGGCACGCCGTCTGGTGCGTCAACTTAGACGCCGATGCCGACGAAGAACTGGTCATCGGCGTGCGGGACGATCAAACCGACAGCACGCGTCGCGGGGTGCGAATCTTCGATCCGCAGGATGCTAACGGATCTCAATTCAAGCGTTATGTGGTCGATCCCGGGGCGGTTGCAGTCGAAGATTTAGCCGTGGCAGATCTCAACGCCAACGGCCAGCCCGACATCGTCGCCGTCGGGCGGCAAACGCACAACGTGAAGATCTATTGGAATAAAACTCAATAG
- a CDS encoding Gfo/Idh/MocA family protein, translating to MSKVRWGVLSTAKIGTVKVIPGMQRGQYCEVSGIASRNLDNAQAAADELNIPKAYGSYEALLEDPEIDAVYIPLPNHMHVAWAIKAIEAGKHVLCEKPIGLNTEEARHLADIAYQHPNLKVMEAFMYRHHPQWQKAREIVREGGIGTPVTIQCFFSYFNNNPSDIRNNPEWGGGGIMDIGCYPISLSRFIFEGEPEKVMAAITRDEEFKTDVVASVMIDFGGLMSTFTCGTKIAPYQRVHIVGTEGRVEIQIPFNAPPDKPCILWHQQGEEITQIELPIADQYTIQGDLMSQAILEDTEVPTPISDAVANMEVIEAIFRSERTGRWESINHMVAK from the coding sequence ATGAGTAAAGTTCGTTGGGGTGTACTGAGCACCGCGAAAATAGGCACGGTTAAAGTCATCCCTGGAATGCAGCGGGGGCAATACTGCGAAGTGTCCGGTATCGCGTCCCGAAATCTGGACAATGCCCAAGCGGCAGCCGATGAGCTGAACATTCCCAAAGCGTACGGCTCGTACGAAGCTTTGCTGGAAGATCCAGAGATCGATGCGGTCTACATTCCGCTGCCTAACCACATGCATGTGGCGTGGGCGATCAAAGCGATCGAAGCCGGCAAGCATGTGCTGTGCGAAAAACCGATCGGGCTGAACACCGAAGAAGCGCGGCACCTGGCCGATATCGCCTATCAGCACCCCAACTTGAAGGTGATGGAAGCGTTCATGTATCGCCATCACCCGCAATGGCAGAAGGCTCGCGAGATCGTTCGCGAAGGTGGCATCGGTACTCCGGTCACCATCCAGTGCTTCTTCTCCTACTTCAACAACAATCCTTCCGACATCCGCAACAATCCGGAATGGGGTGGCGGCGGCATCATGGACATCGGCTGCTATCCGATTTCGTTGTCGCGGTTCATCTTTGAAGGCGAGCCTGAAAAAGTGATGGCCGCCATCACGCGGGACGAAGAATTCAAGACCGACGTGGTCGCTTCGGTGATGATCGACTTCGGCGGCTTGATGAGCACGTTTACTTGCGGCACGAAGATCGCCCCGTACCAACGCGTGCATATCGTCGGCACCGAAGGACGCGTCGAAATTCAAATTCCGTTCAACGCTCCGCCTGACAAGCCATGCATCCTGTGGCATCAGCAAGGGGAAGAGATCACCCAGATCGAACTGCCGATCGCCGATCAGTACACCATCCAGGGCGACCTCATGTCTCAGGCCATCCTGGAAGACACCGAAGTCCCCACCCCCATTAGCGACGCGGTTGCCAATATGGAAGTGATCGAAGCGATCTTCCGCAGCGAACGCACCGGCCGCTGGGAATCGATTAACCACATGGTGGCCAAGTAA
- a CDS encoding DUF1559 domain-containing protein has protein sequence MSSSPKTRGFTLVELLVVIAIIGVLIALLLPAVQQAREAARRMQCTNQMKQLGLAMHNYHDTFLQLPPGNSEIEALGRPRREWGWAPRIMNFMEQTAIADHIDFKKPSYDRPSGWNNTMMDDPSVICNYKFMRMVHDQFLCPSNSQGGEAAVEDHFSASWEISQSDYAANIGDYPNATGVAGVGVTHTGAGNSEERVRGVIGTRDYAAKFSEITDGLSNTYLLGECIGAWSHWQNWGSACFSSTAYPINHRNRDFMNGTLGPTVSHWQENIAFRSFHPGGANFLMCDGSVTFLPETMDGAAYRAGASKSGGEVAQLP, from the coding sequence ATGTCTTCTTCGCCCAAAACGCGAGGCTTTACGCTCGTGGAATTGTTGGTGGTGATCGCCATTATCGGTGTCTTGATCGCGCTGCTGTTGCCGGCTGTGCAGCAGGCCCGGGAAGCGGCTCGGCGGATGCAGTGCACCAACCAGATGAAGCAGCTCGGCTTGGCAATGCACAACTATCACGACACCTTCCTGCAGCTTCCGCCGGGCAACTCCGAGATCGAAGCGTTAGGCCGGCCGCGCCGCGAATGGGGCTGGGCACCGCGGATCATGAACTTCATGGAGCAGACCGCGATCGCCGACCATATCGACTTCAAAAAGCCGTCGTACGATCGCCCCAGCGGTTGGAACAACACGATGATGGACGACCCGAGCGTGATTTGTAATTACAAATTCATGCGCATGGTGCACGATCAATTCCTGTGCCCCTCGAATTCCCAGGGAGGCGAAGCGGCCGTGGAAGATCACTTCAGTGCCAGCTGGGAGATCTCGCAGTCTGACTATGCGGCGAACATTGGCGACTATCCCAATGCGACCGGAGTCGCTGGCGTTGGCGTCACGCACACCGGGGCCGGCAACTCCGAAGAGCGTGTCCGCGGCGTGATCGGCACGCGCGACTATGCGGCAAAGTTTTCGGAAATCACCGATGGGCTTTCCAACACCTATTTGCTGGGCGAATGCATCGGAGCATGGAGCCACTGGCAGAACTGGGGTTCCGCTTGCTTCTCGAGCACGGCCTATCCGATCAATCATCGCAATCGCGACTTCATGAATGGCACGCTCGGCCCGACGGTAAGTCACTGGCAAGAGAATATCGCCTTCCGCAGCTTTCATCCCGGCGGTGCGAACTTTCTGATGTGCGACGGCTCGGTGACGTTCTTGCCGGAAACGATGGATGGCGCGGCCTATCGTGCAGGCGCCTCGAAGTCCGGCGGCGAAGTCGCGCAGCTTCCGTAG